Within the Saccharopolyspora gloriosae genome, the region GGCCAGCCGCGGCGCGTTCTCGTGCGTGAGCACCACCGCGACCCCGTCGAGGTCCTCCGCCGCGTGCGAATCGATGTACCTCACCTCGCCACGCGCGATCTCCGCTTGCAGCGGATGCACGTACAGCGGCGCGCTCGTCGGATGCTCGAACGCGTAAGGCGCGGTACCGGTGACCTTCGCCCATCCGTCGACCCGTTCCATCGGCGTCCCGATGGCCCGCGGCCGCAGCAAGTCCGTCATCGCTGCCCTCCCGTCAACTGCCGCAGCGCCGCGACCAGCGTGTTCCGCGCCATCGGAACTTTGAAAGCGTTGCCCGCCAACGGAGCGGCGGCCGCCAACTCCGCTTCCGCCGCGTCCCGGAACACCTGTTCGCCCACCACCGCACCACGCAGCGCGTCCTCGGCCTGCGTGGCCCGCCACGGCTTGTGCGCGACACCGCCGAGCGCGATCCGCGCTTCCCGCACCACGCCGTCCTCGACCTCGACGACGGCGGCCACCGACACCAGTGCGAACGCGTACGAGGCTCGCTCCCGCACCTTCCGGTAAACCGACCTCGAAGCCGTCCCCGGCAGATCCACCGCCGTGATCAACTCACCGTGCCGCAGCACGGTGTCCCGCTGCGGTTCGTCGCCCGGAAGCCGGTGGAACTCCGCGACCGGGATGCCGCGCTCACCACCGTCGCCCTGAACCCGCACGACCCCGTCCAGCGCGGCCATCGCCACGGCCATGTCGGAAGGATGCGTGGCCACACAGTGCTGCGAGGTTCCGAGGATCGCCGCGTCCCGGTGATGCCCGCCGATCGCCGAACATCCCGCTCCCGGCCGGCGCTTGTTGCACGGAGTCGTCACGTCCTGGAAGTACGGGCACCGGGTGCGCTGCATCAGATTCCCACCGGTGGTGGCCAGATTCCGCAACTGCCCCGAGGCACCCGCGAGCAACGCCTGCGCCAGCACCGGAAACCGCCGCCGGATCAGCGGATGCGCCGCCAGGTCGCTGTTGCGCACCGCGGCGCCCACCCGAACCCCGTCCGGCAGTTCCCGCACCTCGTCCAGCGGTAACCGCGACACGTCCACCAGCAACTCCGGATCGCTGACCCCCAACTTGAGGTGGTCGACAAGGTTCGTACCGCCCGCGAGGAACACCGCGCCCGGATTCCGCGTCACCGCCCCCACCGCGTGCGCGACGTCGGTGGCCTGCTCGTAGTCGAAGGGATTCATCGCGCGCCCTCCCCGGCCCGGCTTGCTCGCTCGGCCACCTCGCGGATGGCGGCCACGATGTTCACGTAGGCCCCGCAACGGCACAGGTTCCCGCTCATCCGTTCTCGGATCTCGTCGTCGCTGAGCCCGTCCACGTCCGCGGCGACGTCCTCGGTCACGTGACTCGGCCACCCCCGAGCGGCCTCGTCCAGCATCCCGACCGCCGAACACACCTGCCCCGGCGTGCAATAACCGCACTGGAACCCGTCGTGCTCCACGAACGCCCGAGCCACCGGCCGCTCCCCCAACCCGGCCGCCGTCGTGATCTCCGCACCGTCGCACTGCACCGCCAACGACAAGCACGTGAGCACCCGCCGCCCATCGACCAACGCGGTGCACGCCCCGCACTGCCCGTGATCGCACCCCTTCTTCACGGAGTTGACCCCGAGGTACTCCCGCAGCGCGTCCAACACCGTCACCCGAGGCTCCACCGCGAGCACGAACAACTCCCCGTCCACGGTCCACGTGATCTCCATGCCTGGCGCTCCCCTCCTCGACCAGTACTCGACAGGGTGAGCGCCAACCGAGTGGCCCGCTCGCCGCAGCGGTGACGGGTGGCGGTATCCGTGGGTCCACGGGTCGATAAAGGATCGACTATCGACACCCTCGGATAGCAGACACGTACGCAGCGTTATCTTGTACCTCGTGCCTGAAGACCTGTCGCTGTTCGACGCAGCATCGACCGAATCACCAGCAGAACCATCTGGCGAAACCGCGCTCGACGACGATGCTGGGCTCCGTGAGGTCGTGGACTGGTTCCGCGCCCAGGGCGACCTCGAAGATCTCTTCGGCTCGGTGTTCCGCCAATCCATCGACGAGGTTCTGGACGGGCAGCGGACCGGACGCTACGACATCGACGGCGTGACCAAGACGGAGAAGACTTACCTGGGCACGAAGGTGGAGATCGTCACCAAAGCGACCTTCGAGCTTGAACCGGGCACGAAGATGGACTACCGAATCGAGGGACACGAGGTCGATGCGAAGTTCTCACTGACCTCCCAGTGGCAAATTCCTAGCGAAGCCATGGGCCATCTTTGCTTGCTGATGGCCGCCAGCGAGCGACAGCGAACCTTCGAAGCCGGCGTCTTGCGCATAACCGAGGACCTGCTTAACAGTGGGCGCAACAAGGACCAGAAAGCGACGATCTCGAGTGCCGCCAGGAAGAAGATCATTTGGCTGTGCCACCGCAGTCCGATGCCTCCCAACATCCTCCTGACGCTGCCGACCGACCTGGCAGAACGGATCACCAAGCAGACGTCGGGACAGCGGCGGATCAACGAGCTCTTCCGGATCGAACAAGGGCGCGTGATCGACCGGAACACGGCGCTCACGGTCTCGATGCAGGCCGACGGCCTCAAACGCTGCCGGGACGCTCGTTCCCAGCTGCGAGATGAAGGGATCGTGGTGCTCGGGCACCAGAAGGACTCCCCCAGGATCGCTCGAGACCTCGAACTCCCGGTGCCGGAGAAGGGAACTTTCGTTTCCACACGCCTGGTCCCTGTACCTGCCGACACTACCGATCGGAACATCACCAGAATCAACGGCGGGTACTACGCGCGCGCGGAGCCTGACGAGCCCGCATCACCGGCGCCGACCATCGACTACTGAACTACCCGATCAACCAGCCTCAGCCCGCACGGCGCAGTTCCTCGCCGGCGGAGTCAACCGACCGAAGCGCGCATCGCGGCGCCGGCATCTGAGATGCGCCCGGACTCCTGCAACTGCAGTGCCAGTCGTATGACTTGGCGTTCGGGCTGCTCCCTGCCGTAGAGCTGGAGGAGTGTCTCGGCGAGGCTATGCTCCTCCCTGCCCCTGAACGCCGTCACGCAGGTCGCGACCGCCGGGGCGTCCAGCCGCTCCGGGATTTCCGCGATCAGCGCGAGCGCGTCCTCTTGCCTGCCGTCCGCGAGCGCTCCAGCGGCCTTCTCCGTTAGCTCGTCAACGGCGGCGGCGAGTTCACTCCGCTGCCGGTCCCCCTCGAACAAGGGGACCGGCAACTGTGCAGGCGTTGCGCTTGCCGACAGCGGAAACCGAACATCAATGTGGAATTTGTGACACGACTTTGCCTGTTTCTCCAGTTCACGGACACGGCGCACATGACCGGCGCATGCGGGGCAGCGCGCGTCCTTCGCCTTCCAGTACAAGCTCTCAAGCTCCTCGGCTGTGATGCCGACGGCATCGGCACCCGCGTCCTCGCAAGCAAGGTCACGCAAGGCTGAGACCAGGCGATATTCCGGGAATATGTCGCCACTCAGGACCTTGGAGAGCGTGCTGCCACCCATGCTGTAGCCATAGCCCCTTTTCAGGCGGTCGACGATTACGACCAGCGTCTGCCGCCTCCCCGACCCCAGGTGGCTACAGAAAAGTTTGAGCTGGTCAACCAGCTCGCGTCGCTCCTTCGAAAGACCTTCTCTGATGCGCCGCCCCACATCACCTGCTGCTGGCATATTCCAACCCTTTTCAGTGTCGCCCATCCTTCGCCGGTCATTCGCCCCGCGGAGTCATCTTGCCACTTTGAGAGAAAGATGATCAGGGCTTTGAAAACCTTCGACGCACGGTGTAGACCTGATTCAGCAAAGCGATCCCTGCGGCGACGTATTCCTGTCGTCGCGGACCAGTCCTTGATACCCATGCAAAGAGGAGCGACCAATGGATCGTCCATTGTGGACCGACAGGACGTACGGCAGCATGGTTCGCGCAGCGCTTTGGCTCGAGTCCGAGGTCGGAGAAGGGAACATCTTCAGCAAGAAGCAGCTGCGAGACGCCTTTCCCGAAGTGGCGCAGATCGACCGGCGTGTGCGGGATTTGCGCGATCGCGGCTGGCGGATCGACACGAGCCGCGAGGACCCATCCTTGCGCCAGGAAGAACAGCGCTACGCCAGAAAAGGCGAAGACGTCTGGCTTCGCAACCGCGGAAAGTCCGCGGCCACGGGAAGCCTGACGGCATCCCAGCGGACCAAGATCATGGCTGCCGACAACCACCTGTGCCGATCCTGCGGAATGGCAGCCGGTGACTTCTACGACGGCGGAGTCATGAGCGCGCAACTCGACGTGGCCCGGCGCCGCATCACGCTTGCTGATGGGTCGACCGAGATCCAGCTGATCACCGAATGCAACCGCTGCCGAGTAGGAGGCCGAGGCAAGGACGCCGACCCGGCCAAGGTGCTCGACGCCTTGGACTTCCTCGCTCCCCTCGAACGTCAGATCTTCGCCGGCTGGGTGAAGGCAGATAATCGCAAGCTCAACGGGATTGAGAAGCTCTGGGGCCTGTACCGGGCTCTCCCGGAGGAGTCGCGCACGACTGTGAAACGCGCGGTTGCCCCCTACGACCAAGCTGCTGGGAAGTGACGATGCTGCGCGAATTCCCTCCGCCGCCCCGTGCGGACGAGATCAGCAACCTGATCAAGAAACGCCTGGCCGAAGCACGTGAATCCGGCGGCGTGCGCGAAACCGTCACCGTCGACTGGAACCAGCAACCGCTGCACGTCGAGGTCCTCGAGCTACCGCTGAGCGAGCTGTTCTTCAACCCCGCCACGCACCGCATTCGCGCCCAGCGCAGCCATGACCCGGAACGCGACAAGGCCCTCGACAACGATCCCTACAGCGAGAGCAGCCAGGAGTACTTGAAGTTCCTGCTCCAGGCCGAGCCGGCGAATCCCGCCGTTCGCGATCCGAACTTCGACCACCTCAAGGAAAGCCTGCACGAGTTCGGGCAGAACGATCCGGGCTTGATCACCTACCACGGCATCGTCGTCAACGGCAACACACGTGCGGCCGCGCTGCGCGAGATCGGTGCGCAATCCATGCGCGTCGGCATTCTCCCGGAGTCGTTCACCTGGGCGGACATCAACGCAGTCGAGTTGTCGCTCCAGCTGCGCAAAGATCACCGGCGCGAGTACTCATACATCAACCGGTTGCTCGCGATGGAGGAACAAGCCGCTCTGGGCAGAACTCCGGAAACCATCGCCAAGGAGTTCCGCATCCGCGTGAACACTCTCCAGCAGGAGAGGTGGATTCTCGGCGTCATCCGAGATCTGATCGAGCGCAGCAAGACCGAGTATGGCGCATCGCTCGAGCTCATCGACTTCGAGGACCACCAGGAAAAGTTCAAAGAGCTGCACCGCGCTCACGAGAAGCTGGCGGCCTCCGACCCGGATCGGGCCGAGGTTTTCAAGGAGACTCGACTTTCCTCGATCATGCTTGGCTTCGCCAAGACCGACGTGCGCCACATCGAGGATGGCAGCTTTCCAGATACGTACCTCCAAGACGCGCTGCCATCGCAGTTGAATCCGCACGGTTCGGCCGAGGACGCCGTTTCGATCCCAGGCTTGGGCATGGCTATTCCTGGCGCGTCGTCAGCGGTTTCGTCAGCTCGCGCCCTCAGTGATCGGGTGCTCAGGGCCAAGGCCACGGCTAAAGCCGTCTCCGCCGAAGTCGGGGAGGACGAGAAGAAGGATGCGCAAGCCACTTTTGACCAGTTGAAGGTCTCCTTCGACAGCGCTATCGACAAGGCTGGCCGGGACATGCGAGTTCGGAAGCGCAAACAGCTGGCACCCGCCCGACTCGTGGACGCCTGCGCGGATATCGACCAATGCGTCGTGGAGCTGGTGCAGGCGCGGGCCGCACGCGCGCTGGACGAAGAGGCCTTCGACGACGCGGTGGTGAAGCTGCGGGACAGCGTGCGCAAACTGGCCCAGCAGGCCGGCCGGGGCATTTCCAATCCGGGCGATGGCGTCTCGTGGCTGCTCGACGCTGCAGCCAGCAGGGGCGTTTCATGACAGAAGTCGTCGGCGAAACATCCCTCCAACTCGGGTTCGATGAGACGCGGACCAAAGTGGTGCTCGCGACGGTCGAGAACCACCGGGGCGACCTCGCACAGCTCTCCGCCCGGTTCCGGACCGGCGCCCAGATCGGTCCGCACACCGTTTCGGTCGATCTGGACGATTTCCTCACCAGGCTCGGCACGATCAGTGCCTGGCCGCATCCGGCAGGCGTGGCATGGGCTGCGGACCTCCGGGAGCTGGTCCGCAGCAACATCCAGGACTCAGCCACAGTGCAAGCCAGGCTCAAAGCACCGGACGCACCTGAAGACATCACCGCAGACGACGTGCCAGCACTCCTCGGGACAGATTGGACCGCTGACCTGACGGAGTTCCAGAGCAGGGACATCGCGAAACTGCTGGCACTCCAGCACGGAGCGAACTTCAGCGTGCCCGGGGCAGGAAAGACGCGCGTGGCGCTAGGCGTCTACGCAGCGGAAAAAGCCCGTGGAAATGCGAAGCGGTTGCTCGTGGTCTGCCCGAAATCAGCTTACGAGTCCTGGCAGTTCGAGACGGGGGCGTGCTTCCAGAACCCACTGCGGACGTACGTCTTCGAGCGCTCACTCGACCAGTGGGCCGAGGTTCTGATCATCAACTACGAGCGGCTGGAACGTTCGCTCGGCACGCTTGCAAGCTGGCTCAAGGCCGCCCCTTCGATGGTCGTCCTCGACGAAGCACACCGGATGAAACTGGGCAGCCGTGGAGCTTACGGGCTGGCCTGCATGACACTCGGTCCGCTTGCGCGCCGTCGGCTGATCCTCACTGGAACACCGGCGCCCAATGGCGCGAAAGACCTCGAAAACCTCATGGGGTTCGTGTGGCCGGG harbors:
- a CDS encoding NaeI family type II restriction endonuclease, giving the protein MPEDLSLFDAASTESPAEPSGETALDDDAGLREVVDWFRAQGDLEDLFGSVFRQSIDEVLDGQRTGRYDIDGVTKTEKTYLGTKVEIVTKATFELEPGTKMDYRIEGHEVDAKFSLTSQWQIPSEAMGHLCLLMAASERQRTFEAGVLRITEDLLNSGRNKDQKATISSAARKKIIWLCHRSPMPPNILLTLPTDLAERITKQTSGQRRINELFRIEQGRVIDRNTALTVSMQADGLKRCRDARSQLRDEGIVVLGHQKDSPRIARDLELPVPEKGTFVSTRLVPVPADTTDRNITRINGGYYARAEPDEPASPAPTIDY
- a CDS encoding transcriptional regulator, encoding MLREFPPPPRADEISNLIKKRLAEARESGGVRETVTVDWNQQPLHVEVLELPLSELFFNPATHRIRAQRSHDPERDKALDNDPYSESSQEYLKFLLQAEPANPAVRDPNFDHLKESLHEFGQNDPGLITYHGIVVNGNTRAAALREIGAQSMRVGILPESFTWADINAVELSLQLRKDHRREYSYINRLLAMEEQAALGRTPETIAKEFRIRVNTLQQERWILGVIRDLIERSKTEYGASLELIDFEDHQEKFKELHRAHEKLAASDPDRAEVFKETRLSSIMLGFAKTDVRHIEDGSFPDTYLQDALPSQLNPHGSAEDAVSIPGLGMAIPGASSAVSSARALSDRVLRAKATAKAVSAEVGEDEKKDAQATFDQLKVSFDSAIDKAGRDMRVRKRKQLAPARLVDACADIDQCVVELVQARAARALDEEAFDDAVVKLRDSVRKLAQQAGRGISNPGDGVSWLLDAAASRGVS
- a CDS encoding xanthine dehydrogenase family protein subunit M; this translates as MNPFDYEQATDVAHAVGAVTRNPGAVFLAGGTNLVDHLKLGVSDPELLVDVSRLPLDEVRELPDGVRVGAAVRNSDLAAHPLIRRRFPVLAQALLAGASGQLRNLATTGGNLMQRTRCPYFQDVTTPCNKRRPGAGCSAIGGHHRDAAILGTSQHCVATHPSDMAVAMAALDGVVRVQGDGGERGIPVAEFHRLPGDEPQRDTVLRHGELITAVDLPGTASRSVYRKVRERASYAFALVSVAAVVEVEDGVVREARIALGGVAHKPWRATQAEDALRGAVVGEQVFRDAAEAELAAAAPLAGNAFKVPMARNTLVAALRQLTGGQR
- a CDS encoding 2Fe-2S iron-sulfur cluster-binding protein — its product is MEITWTVDGELFVLAVEPRVTVLDALREYLGVNSVKKGCDHGQCGACTALVDGRRVLTCLSLAVQCDGAEITTAAGLGERPVARAFVEHDGFQCGYCTPGQVCSAVGMLDEAARGWPSHVTEDVAADVDGLSDDEIRERMSGNLCRCGAYVNIVAAIREVAERASRAGEGAR